The window CTACAGTATCCAGATGGTTGAGGATTTCCTCATGTGAAAAGTCCTTATCAACACTACGTATTATTCCCACTCGTAATACCTGTGACGAGAGAATATACGCCTTGATTTTTAATGTTTCTAATATAGAGTTACGCAAAAAAGCATTAGATTGTATGGCAGTATGAAAGGTCACTTGGATCCTGTTTCTGCCCTTTCATTGAATTGATTTGACGTTTAAGTGCTGTTCATAAAACCGGCGGCTAAGGGCCATGGGGTGTAATCTTCCGACATTTTTATCTACAGTGGATTCTACGAAAACTATATATGGACCATGGTGGAATTTATTATAATACTCAGGTGCATTAACCACTTGCTGTACTGTTGATTGTTGATCGGGCTGGCCTTCAGTAGAACGAAGTTGAGTTCCTATAGCTGGACTTCGTTGATCACTATTGATTGAATTGAGTAGCGGAGGTTACTCAGAATCGGAAGATTTATCAGGGATGGAATCCTCCTCCATTTGAACTTCAATTTCACTCTCCACTAATAGCTTATCACCCGACACTGGCGATGtccctccactggaggcagccatggcCTGCCGTCCACTCTctacacacacacaaaaggaaaacTAGTCACCAACGTCGTACACGTATAAGACTCACCCACGAGCTATCGTACTGCACGGCGAACAAACACGAACGAATTAAAATTTAGCTCGAGGTCGGTGGTTGCTGGCAGCCATGTTGTCCATAGATGAAAAGTAgggatggggagattctgaacgagtgattcaaaacgaacgaatcattgcactgaacaaatgaatcatgattcagtgaacgaaatgaatcgactcgtttgcgAATCGAAATCTGAGTCAAGAGGTGGCAACCGCAacgccgcaactcgttccttggttcctcgttcgttctgattcatatcgccaaatcgggtatccaccatttttgaatcaattacTATTATACTTGTGAAGAACAactgtgttattttttatttaacctgaactaaatgtccggtccacaagtcaaatactcctaacatAACCTTACAGgggaaaaaagtttttttttttagtaaGAAATTATTACGTAGTTTCAAGTCAAACACTTCTTGGAACTTTAATACACAGTCAACTTCCAgttcgttgcgaaatgttaggttaagttttacttcaaggttcccgttcactTTCTTGTTCTCGTGTACTAACGcgtgaaacatggccacaaaaatgttcctactataaatttcaaattcgattctcgtatagtttcgaatggtaccTACTTAAGTTTCgaaaggattagtcagacagttgtgtagcataTCTCGACTGTAACCGCtgaaaaggatattactcttgttgaaatgctatcatttattattattattattattattattattattattattattattattattattattattattattattattattataccttgaacatttcacttcttgtaacctgtaaacatgtaaagcagtagcagttataaagaacataatggAATGGTTCATCTgtgtccatggtttcgctttcggctctccgtcacgtggtattggaatgaacgaatcaaatgaacgaatcattttaatgaatcggttcttctaaaaggatcagattccccatctctataaGTTAACAGATCTCACAACTTCATGGAATAGAACGAGAACTTCATATTAGAGTTCCATGTAGCCAGTTACCCGCACAATCGATTCGGACCGGTCTGGGGCCTACAAGCGATCTCtactaagaaataaaaataaaaatacgcacccacacaattgtgtggtCAGGGATTGAAAGGGATAGGGCCCCCTGTAATACCCCATTTGTTTGAATAATCCGTTTCGATGTTTCCACGTTGTTATTTATACATATGTAGTTATACTTTAAGAGATCTTCTGTTATCCTTGCAATTGGGTAGTCCTTTCCAGTCATTCCTATTGAATCACTTTATATTCCAGTTTATAATACTGTACATGTTCTCGGTCATCTGTGTTCCAATTGATTGTTCTTACGCCTCGTGCATATCAACGAGAAGGATTCgttatattcattttatttttaattttattcgtCCTGTTACCTTGCTGTTACCATTTTTCATTACTCCTTTCCTGCCCTTCTACTTTCCATTACTTTATAAAAATTCCAAATCCACCAAgtccaggttcgaatcccactgtcggcagccctgaaggtggttttccgtggtttcccattttcacaccaggcgaatgctggggctgtaccttaattaaggccacggccgcttccttcccactcctagcccttccctgtcccatcgtcgccataagacctatctgtgtcggtgcgacgtaaagaaaaaaaaaatccaccaAGTCCCGAGTACGGATAGAAAAACGCTGCTCTCTACATCTTCCTTAAGCATAGCGTATTTGATCATAGCAAATTTTAGTATTTGATATTTTGATAATATATTTTACGTTGGGAAATTCCGTACAGTCTTTGGCACTCTCAGGTACATCTGTTATTGTCTGTTGGTGGCATTGGagtttacatttttcttttatttctgttagtTTACACCTGACGTTTGTTTTGAGGATTTGAAATGTCGGTTTTAAATGCTTGAAGGACCAGGGAGAGATATACGTAAATATTGGGAGGGAAGTGAATATGAGATTGATATCCAGTAATATAGATTGTTGTTAATATTTGTGATTATTCTTGGTCGAAATACAATCGTGCATTACTGTTTCATGTACAATGGCTTGTAAGTAAAATGCTCTAATGACAGTGTCCTTAATCTTTGCATTTACAAATATTAGGATCAATAGGTAGCTAAGTTTATTGTGGATCATTGTAGCAGAAAAATATACCTTTGTATTTAATGTTACTTTTTTTGTTTACAGTTTCCGGAGAGGAGGCGTTAATTGATTTTAACAGTCCTGAAAGAGGATGTGTCGAATTTCACACCCCACTCGTTCCCATACCGAAAACCTTGCTTGAAAATAATGAACTTGTAGCCAGCGCTGGTGAAAATCCGTTTGATTTTGTTGTAGAGCAGATAAATAATGATAATGGAGATGATCCCTTTGAATTAGTGTTCCAGGAAGCACGTCAGTCAAACCAAAGGAATGCAGTAAATGGTCCTACGTCTTGTCCAAACCTTAACAGCGCTGAAAGTGTGAAAGCAAACCGCGAATGTGGTGGGAATATAGATAGTGGAATTGGTGCTTCTGTTGACCTTTCACATGAAGTGAAACCGAATGTGGATGTTGAACATCCTGCAGTAGTTAGTGTAGGTAAGGTATCAGATATTGCAGATGATTTGAATATTGAAGAAATTAGGAAACGTCTGTCCAGTAAATCTTTCCAGAGTGAATGCAGGAAAGAGTATTTGAAAAATGTAACACCATGTTTGTTATTTATGGAAAAGAAATTATCTGTTCTTGACGAAAGTGCTTCTTGCCTTGATAATATATCAGATTCAATTTTGAATGTAAGCATTTTATCATCTGGACAGATAGATGACAAACTTGGTGATTCGTATGTGATGGATGAAGAGAGGAGAGTTGGAGAAAAGGTTGAGGAGGAACTGAACAGGACCATTGAGTTGATGGGAGACCAGGCTGTATGCTTAGAAGAGCCACTTAATTCTGTTGCACATAGGAGTCCTTGCACTAATTCAGTTGGAAGGCTGCAAACTCCTATAAGAGGAAATGTTAAGGCTGTGATAGCTGATCGAATAAATAAATGCATTCAACGAGGGTTAAATGATTCTCGCACTAAGTTAGCTGATACTAAACATAATCGGTCGTTTTCTTCACCGCTTATTGAATATGATAACAATGTCTCACTTCTTGCTGCTGTTTCATGTGCAACTGGTTTAAATTTTAAAAGAGGAGCAGTTTCTTCATTTGAGTTGTTTGAGTCTCCTCTTTTGGTTAAGAACTGCACCAGGTCTATTGATTTATACCAAGCAGTTGAGAAAAAGAACTCTTCATTTTCAGGCCTTGATGCCAAGTTGCTTGACAAATTCAATGCTTTGAAAAATGGGTTAGGGAAGAATAATGAGAGTGCACCAGGTTCCAAACTTTGTAGATCTTTTTCTGAAGTTTCTCAACAAATTATGGTTCATAATAACAGAGATGTGGTGAAAGAGGACTTGAATTTAATTGGTTCAAATCTGTATGAAACAAAGATGCATAAGAGACACAGGAGTTTGATTTTGAAGAGGGATAGCTTTTCAGACTTTGACTGTTTAGAAAACACTTTATTGCAACTTAAACGATCAAGTAGTGAACATATGAAGAATAAGGGCTCAAATTCTTGCCTATTTTCAAATCGTTTCAGCTGCTCCAGTGGTAAGTAGGTATTAGGTAATGTTGCTTTTAGTTTTCTGGTTGTTTTCTGATTTTTTACTCTTATGGGCTTTGCTTTAGGTCCGAATGGCAAGATGCCGATGCCCAGTAAAATATGGGGGACACATGAtactgaaaatggttttgcatCTTTTATCAATGAGGTAAGttgttaacattttatattttgatTGAGTGTGCATAAAATATGTTCTGTATAGCATGGTACTTTATcagagatgcaattttaaaacaatttccttttatgttacACCGACACGTATAAGctaggtcttaatggcgacaatgggataggaactgGCTTGGAATGGGGagaaagcaactgtggccttaattaaggtgcagccccaggatttgcctggtgtggaaaatagggaacaacggaagaccatcttcaaggctgctgacagcaGGGTTCTAACCTATCTTTGCAGACCTTAAATCTGGATGTATAATTTCGTAACAGTTGGCATGTAAGCATTTTATCATCTGGAGCAGTTTGTAGCACATAAAGACGCTCCTCTCGGCAATCCTGAGAACTAAGCAGAGAACAGAAATAAAAGAGCATTACCCTCTGTCGAGTCTCCGTGTGTAATAAGTGGAAATAAGTGGAGTGTGTTAACTAGGCTTGTGCCCCCACAGTattattaagtcatatgtgtacaaagcttggttgagagctatgctggaacatacacacgtaccAGTACCTCTCTAGTCTCtctaattttggacattttctttatcaccccttctcaaccccatgccaatgggggctgaacttAGTCTtgaacgacatccagagtgtcactatttatcttgGTAACCACAAGagataaatttcataattaataCGTATTGTCAACCTCAACAAGATAGAAAGTCTTAATAATTGagtaactccacctttacaatactataaaaataaaataaaaaggaatcatattgtatggtattgtaaaggtggtgTTGCTCAATTGCAGTATTAAGGCCTTCTATCTTGGCAAACCCCAAAACTGTGGATTCCACATCAATATGGTGGTTTTATATTTTTCAACCCTTTTCCACCTCAGTTTTTTTTCTCTTTCAGATAGTCATATGCATAACGAATTTGGTTTTTGCCATGCcggaacatacatccataatcttggcctTTTGGACATTCTTTTCCATCCATTCTAAGCCCCAATCCGACTGGGGCTGAAATTTGACTTAAACATCATCCGTAATGTCAAAATTCATCTCGGCGATCCCAAAAACTGGATTTGACACTAAAATCAGTCTTTTTAGGTTATTCTTACATTTCAACCCCTCTCCTGTGGGTGtaaggggtgtcttgcccccacagtatttctttccagatagtaagtcatatgtgtaccaagtttggatgagaactatgctggaacatacacacatacatccataatctcagtcatttggacctactcatttttcaccccttatcgggcgagttggccatatggttagggccatgcagctgtgagcttgcatgtgcatacctgccaactttcccgatttaggtgggagactcccgattttcaacagtttttcttGCCTCCTGACTATTCTATTATTCTCACGATTTTAtgttattttttggtgaacttcaacaGTTGTTTTCAAATCGCaccatttcagcattgtacgccagtggccggtaGTCCTTCGCACAttgatcatcaatcaatcaatactgatctgcatttagggcagtcgcccaagtggcagattccctatttgttgttttcctagccttttcctaaatgatttcaaagaaattggaaatttattgaacatctctcttggtaagttattccaatccctaactccccttcctataaatgaatatttgccccagtttgtcctcttgaattccaactttatcttcatattgtgatctttcctacttttataaacgccattcaaacttattcgtctactaatgtcattccacgccatctctccgctgacagcccggaacataccacttattacaaatgatgaaaatcatttttcgtccgtattgaaagtttcataaactgtatataggataatattttttgtttatttccacctattcaatacattacaagatgttggcatttactttaaaacattattcagatgagacatgtttcgcctcctactgtgaggcatcctcagtcattatcagaaacattattttaccaggcatctggttaaagatattcaaaaatgtgtttgatgattataagagaggtaagatttacgtttgttataaacatgttcatgaagtaactaaaaatctaatatattgataaaaacatgtgtagttctttgttgaataggacttgtttgattgtactatagtaaaagaaggtggcttgaagccgtagtcattaatagatgtctaatacatagtggaaggcataaaatatcagttctatgagaatatacattacattcaattgatactcaaaactagtggattcataggtagtacatataaaatgttcaatgaaataactaaagatctaataaaatgataaacac is drawn from Anabrus simplex isolate iqAnaSimp1 chromosome 1, ASM4041472v1, whole genome shotgun sequence and contains these coding sequences:
- the LOC136864567 gene encoding uncharacterized protein, which codes for MAFSGEEALIDFNSPERGCVEFHTPLVPIPKTLLENNELVASAGENPFDFVVEQINNDNGDDPFELVFQEARQSNQRNAVNGPTSCPNLNSAESVKANRECGGNIDSGIGASVDLSHEVKPNVDVEHPAVVSVGKVSDIADDLNIEEIRKRLSSKSFQSECRKEYLKNVTPCLLFMEKKLSVLDESASCLDNISDSILNVSILSSGQIDDKLGDSYVMDEERRVGEKVEEELNRTIELMGDQAVCLEEPLNSVAHRSPCTNSVGRLQTPIRGNVKAVIADRINKCIQRGLNDSRTKLADTKHNRSFSSPLIEYDNNVSLLAAVSCATGLNFKRGAVSSFELFESPLLVKNCTRSIDLYQAVEKKNSSFSGLDAKLLDKFNALKNGLGKNNESAPGSKLCRSFSEVSQQIMVHNNRDVVKEDLNLIGSNLYETKMHKRHRSLILKRDSFSDFDCLENTLLQLKRSSSEHMKNKGSNSCLFSNRFSCSSGPNGKMPMPSKIWGTHDTENGFASFINEDELNDSVFLEAKSLSCLFKHKAASFDAGEQGNSSDEEDNFLCGRLDIPSLCSTTSDSSEVDEPKTYFGGLQEMSALGDKMTNHFSDKLVGNASYSAAVSAEGSSDDNQKVLSYSKSDSSSSAVAKVTSVPELSQEKIQKLPLKTQSGHGSKKIQLPVLVPPPPVPIVGTRNVSDKRLKPLKPQANTEPVRRGPMKAVIPVGNMMRNPGKKVSQPGGRDPSSKSNLVKSRISMSGVKLMPMAQSTPDVNRKGTSILQALKMCSPIPHDKTDEIPSSKRTSSGIPKPGLKAAVSLQDVNGIPSLTSPSVTLQSPQTKLSGAQERSRSVDYGVKITSPAMADFLQQVKDQRQLKSARNLPQINKPATLTQAALSKNNKNNSQQVSSPLKSLTKNCRTGKSVPSIKLGLQAPSHLKKGSVTTAEKENVRPVQRV